A section of the Mycolicibacterium anyangense genome encodes:
- the clpC1 gene encoding ATP-dependent protease ATP-binding subunit ClpC, protein MFERFTDRARRVVVLAQEEARMLNHNYIGTEHILLGLIHEGEGVAAKSLESLGISLEGVRSQVEEIIGQGQQAPSGHIPFTPRAKKVLELSLREALQLGHNYIGTEHILLGLIREGEGVAAQVLVKLGAELTRVRQQVIQLLSGYQGKETAEAGTGGRGGESGNPSTSLVLDQFGRNLTAAAMEGKLDPVIGREKEIERVMQVLSRRTKNNPVLIGEPGVGKTAVVEGLAQAIVHGEVPETLKDKQLYTLDLGSLVAGSRYRGDFEERLKKVLKEINTRGDIILFIDELHTLVGAGAAEGAIDAASILKPKLARGELQTIGATTLDEYRKYIEKDAALERRFQPVQVGEPTVAHTIEILKGLRDRYEAHHRVSITDAAMVAAATLADRYINDRFLPDKAIDLIDEAGARMRIRRMTAPPDLREFDEKIADARREKESAIDAQDFEKAASLRDREKQLVAQRAEREKQWRSGDLDVVAEVDDEQIAEVLGNWTGIPVFKLTEEETTRLLRMEDELHKRIIGQEDAVRAVSKAIRRTRAGLKDPKRPSGSFIFAGPSGVGKTELSKALAEFLFGDDDALIQIDMGEFHDRFTASRLFGAPPGYVGYEEGGQLTEKVRRKPFSVVLFDEIEKAHQEIYNTLLQVLEDGRLTDGQGRTVDFKNTVLIFTSNLGTSDISKAVGLGFTSGGGENNYERMKQKVNDELKKHFRPEFLNRIDDIIVFHQLTQDEIIQMVDLMVGRVSKQLKTKDMEMELTDKAKALLAKRGFDPVLGARPLRRTIQREIEDALSEKILFEEVGPGQLVTVDVENWDGEGQGEDAKFTFHGGPKRTETAEPDLASAGTPSE, encoded by the coding sequence ATGTTCGAGAGATTTACCGACCGTGCCCGCAGGGTCGTCGTCCTGGCTCAAGAAGAAGCCCGGATGCTCAACCACAACTACATCGGGACCGAGCACATCCTGTTGGGTCTTATTCACGAGGGTGAGGGCGTAGCCGCCAAGTCCCTGGAATCGCTGGGTATCTCCCTGGAGGGGGTCCGCAGCCAGGTCGAGGAGATCATCGGCCAGGGCCAGCAGGCGCCCTCGGGCCACATCCCCTTCACCCCTCGTGCCAAGAAGGTTCTCGAGCTGTCCCTGCGCGAGGCGCTGCAGCTCGGCCACAACTACATCGGCACCGAGCACATCCTGCTCGGCCTGATCCGCGAGGGCGAGGGCGTGGCCGCCCAGGTGCTGGTGAAGCTCGGCGCCGAGCTGACGCGTGTTCGTCAGCAGGTGATCCAGCTGCTGTCCGGCTACCAGGGCAAGGAGACCGCCGAGGCCGGCACCGGTGGCCGGGGAGGGGAGTCGGGCAATCCGTCGACGTCCCTGGTCCTCGACCAGTTCGGCCGCAACCTGACGGCTGCCGCCATGGAGGGCAAGCTCGACCCGGTCATCGGCCGGGAGAAGGAAATCGAGCGGGTCATGCAGGTGCTGAGCCGGCGTACCAAGAACAACCCGGTGCTGATCGGCGAGCCCGGCGTCGGCAAGACCGCCGTCGTCGAGGGCCTGGCCCAGGCCATCGTGCACGGCGAGGTGCCCGAGACGCTGAAGGACAAGCAGCTCTACACCCTGGATCTGGGTTCGCTGGTCGCGGGCAGCCGCTACCGCGGTGATTTCGAGGAGCGCCTGAAGAAGGTGCTCAAGGAGATCAACACCCGCGGCGACATCATCCTGTTCATCGACGAGCTGCACACGCTCGTCGGCGCAGGTGCCGCCGAGGGCGCTATCGACGCCGCCTCGATCCTGAAGCCGAAGCTCGCCCGTGGCGAGCTGCAGACCATTGGCGCCACCACCCTCGACGAGTACCGCAAGTACATCGAGAAGGACGCCGCCCTGGAGCGCCGGTTCCAGCCGGTCCAGGTCGGTGAGCCGACGGTCGCCCACACCATCGAGATCCTCAAGGGTCTGCGCGACCGCTACGAGGCCCACCACCGGGTCTCGATCACCGATGCCGCGATGGTCGCGGCGGCCACCCTGGCCGACCGCTACATCAACGACCGGTTCCTGCCGGACAAGGCGATCGACCTGATCGACGAGGCCGGCGCCCGGATGCGGATCCGCCGGATGACCGCTCCGCCAGACCTGCGGGAGTTCGACGAGAAGATCGCCGATGCGCGCCGGGAGAAGGAAAGCGCGATCGACGCGCAGGACTTCGAGAAGGCGGCATCGCTGCGGGATCGCGAGAAGCAGCTGGTAGCCCAGCGTGCCGAGCGTGAAAAGCAGTGGCGCTCAGGTGATCTCGACGTCGTAGCCGAGGTCGACGACGAGCAGATCGCCGAGGTGCTCGGCAACTGGACCGGCATCCCCGTGTTCAAGCTGACCGAGGAGGAGACCACTCGGCTGCTGCGTATGGAGGACGAGCTGCACAAGCGGATCATCGGCCAGGAAGATGCCGTCCGTGCAGTTTCGAAGGCGATCCGCCGCACCCGCGCCGGCCTGAAGGACCCCAAGCGCCCGTCGGGCTCGTTCATCTTCGCCGGCCCGTCCGGTGTCGGTAAGACCGAGCTGTCCAAGGCGCTGGCGGAGTTCCTCTTCGGCGACGACGACGCGCTCATCCAGATCGACATGGGCGAGTTCCACGACCGCTTCACCGCGTCGCGGCTCTTTGGTGCCCCGCCCGGATACGTCGGATACGAAGAGGGCGGCCAGCTCACCGAGAAGGTCCGTCGCAAGCCGTTCTCCGTCGTGTTGTTCGACGAGATCGAGAAGGCGCACCAGGAGATCTACAACACCCTGTTGCAGGTCCTCGAGGACGGTCGTCTCACCGACGGCCAGGGCCGCACGGTCGACTTCAAGAACACCGTGCTGATCTTCACCTCGAACCTCGGTACGTCCGACATCAGCAAGGCGGTCGGTCTCGGCTTCACCTCCGGTGGTGGCGAGAACAACTACGAGCGGATGAAGCAGAAGGTCAACGACGAGCTCAAGAAGCACTTCCGCCCGGAGTTCCTCAACCGCATCGACGACATCATCGTGTTCCACCAGCTCACCCAGGACGAGATCATCCAGATGGTCGACCTGATGGTGGGCCGGGTGTCCAAGCAGCTCAAGACCAAGGACATGGAGATGGAGCTGACCGACAAGGCCAAGGCCCTGTTGGCCAAGCGCGGGTTCGACCCGGTGCTGGGGGCGCGGCCGCTGCGCCGCACCATCCAGCGCGAGATCGAGGACGCCCTCTCGGAGAAGATCCTCTTCGAGGAGGTCGGCCCGGGTCAGCTGGTGACCGTCGACGTCGAGAACTGGGACGGCGAAGGCCAGGGCGAGGACGCCAAGTTCACCTTCCACGGTGGGCCCAAGCGGACCGAGACGGCCGAGCCCGATCTCGCCAGCGCGGGCACGCCCAGCGAGTAG
- the lysS gene encoding lysine--tRNA ligase: MSSADAPDNDSYTEAEGAEVPEQFRIRQGKRERLLAEGRDPYPVTVPRTHSLAEIRAAYPDLPADSATGDIVGITGRVVFARNSGKLCFATLQEGDGTQLQAMISLAGVGEEALEQWKSDVDLGDIVFVHGEVISSRRGELSVLADSWQMAAKALRPLPVAHKEMSEESRVRQRYVDLIVRPQARTVARQRIAVVRAVRNALERRGFLEVETPMLQTLAGGAAARPFITHSNALDADLYLRIAPELFLKRCVVGGLEKVFELNRNFRNEGADSTHSPEFAMLETYQAWGTYDDSAVVTRELIQEVADEAIGTRQVPLPDGTIFDLDGEWPAIQMYPSLSEALGEEITPDTSLEYLLAIADRLDLEIPRDRGYGHGKLVEELWEHTVGDTLWAPTFVKDFPVETTPLTRQHRSIPGVTEKWDLYVRGVELATGYSELVDPIIQRERFEAQARAAAAGDDEAMALDEDFLAAMEYAMPPTTGTGMGIDRLLMVLTGLSIRETVLFPIVRRHGN, from the coding sequence GTGAGCTCTGCTGATGCACCGGACAATGACTCGTACACCGAGGCCGAGGGAGCTGAGGTCCCAGAGCAGTTCCGCATCCGGCAGGGCAAGCGGGAGCGGCTGCTGGCCGAAGGGCGGGACCCCTACCCGGTCACGGTGCCGCGTACCCATTCGCTGGCCGAGATCCGGGCCGCCTATCCCGACCTCCCCGCCGACTCCGCCACCGGGGACATCGTCGGCATCACCGGCCGGGTGGTGTTTGCGCGCAACTCCGGCAAGCTGTGTTTCGCCACCTTGCAGGAGGGTGACGGGACCCAGCTGCAGGCCATGATCAGCCTTGCCGGTGTCGGTGAAGAGGCGCTCGAGCAGTGGAAGTCCGATGTCGACCTGGGCGACATCGTGTTCGTGCACGGTGAGGTGATCAGTTCGCGGCGCGGTGAACTCTCGGTCCTCGCCGACTCCTGGCAGATGGCGGCCAAGGCGCTGCGGCCGCTGCCGGTCGCGCACAAGGAGATGAGCGAAGAGTCGCGGGTCCGGCAGCGCTACGTCGATCTGATCGTGCGGCCCCAGGCGCGCACGGTGGCCCGCCAGCGCATCGCCGTGGTGCGTGCGGTGCGCAATGCGCTGGAGCGTCGCGGCTTCCTCGAGGTGGAGACGCCGATGCTGCAGACGCTGGCCGGCGGCGCGGCCGCCCGCCCGTTCATCACCCATTCCAATGCTCTGGACGCCGACCTCTACCTGCGAATCGCGCCGGAATTGTTCCTCAAGCGCTGCGTGGTGGGCGGCCTGGAGAAAGTCTTCGAACTCAATCGCAACTTCCGGAACGAAGGTGCCGATTCCACGCATTCACCGGAATTCGCGATGTTGGAGACATATCAGGCGTGGGGCACGTATGACGATTCCGCGGTCGTCACCAGGGAACTTATTCAAGAAGTCGCCGACGAGGCCATCGGCACACGTCAAGTGCCATTGCCGGATGGCACAATCTTTGATCTTGACGGCGAATGGCCGGCGATTCAAATGTATCCATCGTTGTCGGAGGCTCTCGGCGAAGAGATCACGCCCGACACGTCGTTGGAATACCTGCTCGCCATTGCCGACCGGCTCGATCTCGAGATCCCACGGGACCGCGGCTACGGCCACGGCAAGCTCGTCGAGGAGCTATGGGAGCACACCGTCGGCGACACGTTGTGGGCTCCGACATTCGTCAAGGACTTCCCGGTGGAGACCACACCGCTGACCCGCCAGCACCGCAGTATCCCCGGCGTCACCGAGAAATGGGATCTCTACGTGCGCGGAGTCGAGTTGGCCACCGGCTACTCCGAACTCGTCGACCCGATCATCCAGCGGGAACGGTTCGAAGCGCAGGCCAGGGCGGCCGCCGCGGGTGACGACGAGGCGATGGCGCTCGACGAGGATTTCCTGGCTGCGATGGAGTATGCGATGCCGCCGACCACGGGGACCGGAATGGGTATCGATCGCTTGCTGATGGTTCTCACCGGATTGTCAATTCGCGAGACTGTTTTGTTCCCGATTGTTCGGCGGCACGGCAACTGA
- a CDS encoding YbjQ family protein, whose translation MLVVTTNDIPGWEIQRVCGEVFGLTVRSRNAFAQMGAGFKSMFGGEIQGMTKNLAESRNEAMGRLMAEARNRGGNAIVAMRFDTTELGDVWTEICAYGTAVQAVPVTDAAKYTAQQLGYGSA comes from the coding sequence ATGCTTGTTGTGACCACCAATGACATCCCGGGCTGGGAGATCCAGCGAGTGTGCGGCGAGGTGTTCGGCTTGACCGTACGGTCGCGTAATGCCTTCGCCCAGATGGGCGCAGGCTTCAAGAGTATGTTCGGCGGCGAGATCCAGGGCATGACCAAGAATCTCGCCGAAAGCCGCAACGAGGCGATGGGCAGGCTGATGGCCGAGGCCCGTAACCGCGGCGGCAACGCGATCGTCGCGATGCGTTTCGATACCACCGAACTCGGCGACGTCTGGACCGAGATCTGCGCCTACGGCACGGCGGTCCAAGCCGTCCCCGTGACCGACGCGGCAAAGTACACCGCTCAACAACTGGGGTACGGGTCCGCCTGA
- a CDS encoding CbtA family protein, which yields MEKHIIWRGILAGAVAGVLAFIWSKIFIEPIVGRAIDFEDGTTAAHESMAMAAGHSHGHEDGVELFSRTVQSTVGMGFGVLAFSVALGALFAVVFCIAYSRIDHVSARKLAVLVAGAMLIALWVVPALKYPPNPPATSLAETIRQRALLYVLMVALSALLMVAAVYLAFQLVPKLGAWNATLAAGGAYIVAVVGVMLILPSISETPGPIRDETGMIVFPGFPATDLYEFRLYALGTQVIVWTTIGLLGAAMLSRLLDGKAKETITA from the coding sequence ATGGAAAAGCACATCATCTGGCGCGGCATTCTGGCTGGCGCCGTAGCCGGTGTTCTCGCGTTCATCTGGTCGAAGATCTTCATCGAGCCGATCGTCGGCCGCGCCATCGACTTCGAGGACGGCACCACCGCCGCACATGAGTCCATGGCGATGGCCGCAGGGCACAGCCACGGACACGAAGATGGCGTCGAACTCTTCTCGAGGACCGTTCAGTCCACTGTCGGCATGGGATTCGGCGTCCTGGCGTTCAGCGTTGCGCTCGGGGCACTGTTCGCCGTCGTGTTCTGCATCGCCTACAGCCGGATCGACCACGTTTCGGCACGCAAGTTGGCGGTGCTGGTCGCCGGGGCGATGCTCATCGCGCTCTGGGTGGTGCCGGCGCTCAAGTACCCGCCGAATCCACCGGCGACGAGCCTGGCCGAAACCATCAGACAACGTGCCCTGCTGTACGTGTTGATGGTGGCGCTGTCAGCACTTCTGATGGTCGCAGCCGTGTACCTCGCCTTCCAGCTCGTCCCGAAGCTGGGGGCGTGGAACGCGACTCTGGCCGCGGGCGGTGCCTACATCGTCGCGGTGGTGGGCGTCATGCTCATCCTGCCGAGCATCAGTGAGACGCCGGGGCCGATCCGCGATGAGACCGGGATGATCGTATTTCCCGGCTTCCCCGCCACCGATCTCTACGAGTTTCGGCTGTATGCACTGGGCACCCAGGTGATCGTCTGGACCACGATCGGTCTCCTCGGCGCCGCCATGTTGTCGCGGTTGCTCGACGGCAAGGCGAAGGAAACAATCACTGCGTGA
- the lsr2 gene encoding histone-like nucleoid-structuring protein Lsr2 yields the protein MAKKVTVTLVDDFDGEGAADETVEFSLDGVSYEIDLSAKNAQKLRNELKPWVEAGRRVGGRRRGRSGPPGRGRASIDREQSAAIREWARRNGHKVSTRGRIPADIIDAFHAAT from the coding sequence ATGGCCAAAAAAGTTACCGTCACCCTCGTCGACGATTTCGACGGTGAAGGTGCGGCCGACGAAACAGTTGAATTCTCGCTCGACGGTGTGAGCTACGAGATCGATCTTTCCGCCAAGAATGCGCAGAAACTGCGCAACGAGTTGAAGCCGTGGGTCGAGGCGGGTCGCCGGGTCGGTGGCCGCCGCCGTGGCCGCTCGGGTCCGCCCGGACGCGGCCGCGCCTCCATCGACCGCGAGCAGAGCGCCGCCATCCGGGAGTGGGCTCGCCGCAACGGCCACAAGGTCTCCACCCGCGGCCGTATCCCCGCCGACATCATCGACGCTTTCCACGCCGCGACCTAA
- a CDS encoding CbtB domain-containing protein translates to MTSPHARKATRAVDLSATKAVVWLATTAFFALLVLYFVGVDQGATSVFGDNMYIHEFVHDARHLLGFPCH, encoded by the coding sequence ATGACATCTCCGCACGCCCGTAAAGCCACCCGCGCCGTCGACCTCTCCGCGACGAAGGCGGTGGTGTGGTTGGCCACCACGGCATTCTTCGCCCTTCTGGTGCTCTATTTCGTCGGCGTCGACCAGGGCGCCACGTCGGTCTTCGGCGACAACATGTACATCCACGAATTCGTGCACGACGCACGCCACCTGCTCGGGTTCCCCTGCCACTGA